In Rhizobium favelukesii, the genomic stretch GCCAAGTGAACGCAGGAAGCGCCCGACGGTCATTGGGCTGAGTTTGAGCTTGCTCGATATCGAAGCCGCGGTCTCGAAAGGAATGTCGCGGATATTCGTAACGAGATAGGCAGCGATGGCGCTTTCCGCCTTCGAGAATGTGGCCTGCCGTTCCTTGATCTTCTCGACGAAGGGAAAGGAGGCAGGGGCCGGCTGGGGCGCTTGCGTGCGACTCATACGTTCAATCGTCCATAGTTGCGCATAACCTCCTTTACCGCATCGTGCTCTATCGCGGCAACAAGCCTGTCCTCGCGCCCCACCATCGGTTCGGCCGCCACCATGGCATTGATGATCGCTTCCTCCACTGCCTGCGCCGTCGCCTCGAACAGGGGGTCGAGCCTGTTGTTCGGTAAGAAAGCGAGATCACCGACAGCGGGTGCTGTGGCGGACTCACTGGTGGTCAGGTTTGCCGTAGAGAAGGTAAGGCAAAGGTCGCCGGATCCGTCTCCTGCCGGCGTGCCCGTGCGCCCGATGCCGAGGCCCGCCCGTCGTGCGACCCGTTCCAGCTGGGTCGGCATGAGAGGTGCGTTGGTCGCCACCACGGCGATGATCGAGCCCTGCTCACCGGCAAAGAGCCGATTCGATGTGAGGTGTTCGCCGACAGGAACGCCGAGAATTTTGAGGAGCGGTCGAATTCCAAAGTTCGCCTGCACGAGGCAGCCGACGGTGTAGCGCGAACCGAGCAGGTCGACGACCCGGGACGAGGTTCCCGTACCGCCTTTGAACTCGAAGCAGATCATTCCCGTCCCGCCGCCGACATTGCCCTCGGCCAGCGGTCCGCTGGAAGCGCCATCCAGAGCCTCCTTCACATGCGCGGCGGTAACGTGAAAGGCGTCCATGTCGTTAAGATAGGCATCGGACGTCTCGCCGACCACGGGCAGCATGAATTTGTAGGGTCCGACGCTGGTGTCGGGCTTGTCGATCATCCATTCCAGGATCGACTGATGAACGGTTCCAAGGCTGTGAGTATTGGTGATGGCGATCGGTCCCGTGAAATATCCTGCCTCCTTGATCCAGTGCGTCCCGGTCATTTCGCCATTGCCGTTAAGGGAGTGGAATCCCGCCCACACAGGCGCCCGAAGAGGACCGCTGCGGCCTCGCGGAAGGATGGCAGTGATACCGGTGCGCGCTGGTCCTCTGCCCGACGCCGGCGCGTCGCTGATCACGGTCGAATAGCCTACCTCTATGCCGGCAACATCGGTTATGGCGTTATAGGAACCGGTCTTTCCGGAAAACGGTAGCCCCAGGTCGCGAGCCCGCTGCTTCGTCGAAGCGTCGAGTGCCAAGCGCTGAGTGATCTTCATTGGTGTCCTCTTCTGTTGAATTTTCCAGTCTCTCGTACTTTAGCGAGCATTCGCCCCAGATGATAGGCAAATAATATTCTTTATAAAGAGATATTTTTATAACACAACAACTCGGGACACACATGTTTTCAAGATTTCTGGGGACGGTATCTCGACTAGCCGTTCCCTGTAGAAGGAAACATCAGGACGAGCGGAACCATACCTTCAGATGCACTCAGCCGTCCCCAGGGTCGCAGCCCTTGGCTGTGGCTAAATGACGGGGCGCAGGCTTATCCCAAGGATGTTCCGGAGGTGACCCTGCAAGTTGCCGAGGCTCGGGACCGGCTGCGCCGATCTGAAAGGTTGATCCTTACGCTCTTCAGGCACTCCGGAACCGGAAAGCCACCATCTACTCGCCCCTACTTCCGATCATTGGGATTGAACCCGCCCCGATAGGACCGTGGCTCGTCAAGGCGGATCACGTTTTGCCGATTGCCGGCTCGATAAAGGCGCGTGGTGGCTTCCACGAGGTAATCGCGCACGCCGAACGACTGGCAATTCAAAACGATTTGATTGAGCCGGTTAAGGATCTCCTGCCGCTGGCGTCCTCCGAAACGCGCAATTAATTTGCGCAGCACTCCGTCGTCGTCGGAAGCACTGGCAATCTTGGGCTTAGCATCGGTCTATGTGGCGCAGCTCTGGGTTTTCAGGCCGTCGTGCACATGTCCACCGATGCCAAGGCATGGAAAAAGCAGCGGCTGCGAGACGATGGCGCAACCGTTGTGGAACACGCAGGTGACTACGGCCAAGCAGTCGCGCGCGGGCGGGAGACAGCCCTACGCGATCCAAGCGCATATTTTGTCGACGACGAGAAATCTGTCGATTTGTTCAGTGGCTTGCCTGTGCAGCATTTGAATTGGCAGATCAACTTGCTGCCGCGGGTGTGCTTGTGGATTCTGAGCATCCGCTCTTCGTGTATCTGCCGTGCGGGGTTGGTGGCGCACCCGGCGGCATCAGCTATGGGCTAAAGCTGATATTCGGTCCGCACGTATATTGCTTCTTCGCTGAACCGACTGACTCTCCGTGCATGCTGGTGCGGATGCTGAGCGGGCCTGGCAAGGCGGTCTCCGTCTATGACATCGCACTGACCAACCGCACGGAACTCGATGGCCTCGCTGTGGGAGCGGCTTCGATGTTTGTCGCGCCTCTGCTCTCAGACCGTTTGGCCGGCACATACACCATCGGCGATGCGGAAGCCTTTGACTGGCTTCGTCGGCTGCACTCAACCTGTGGTATTGACGTCGAGCCCTCCGCTGCAACGGCACTGGCCGGACCATCTCGCCTTGATCACCGGATCGGGCGAAACCTCGGCATCCGATAGACGGGTAACCTGGTCGGCCCACTCGTCGATTGGAAGCCGCTCGGCTCGATCCCGTGTTGTGCGGCCAGCATCGTAAATCCGGCGCTCGACCGGTCGTGCCTCGGTCATTGCTCCTTCTCCGGTGCCGGCACGGTGACGGTGCATTTCTGATCTTTCCCGGTCTGCCTGGCTTTCTCCAGGCGCGCGGAAATCTCCCCGCCGCCGGCATCGTAGAACTGGCCGCCCCATTTCATCTTCTTGACCGTAAAAGGATCGACCGCCTCGACCATGGCATAGCCGGCGTCGATGCGATTGCGGCCCATGACGAGACTGGCGACGTGGCTGTCGGCGGAAAACGGCAGGAAGCGTGCAAGATGAGAAGCAGGGAGATACCGGCGATGATGCCGAAGCCGCCGGCCGTCCACATGCGCCAGGTCCTGATCCTCCGGAGAAAGGCGCTCTTGTCATGGGAGGCAAGAACACCGCTAATGCGCTCGAGGTCGGATGCCTGCCACTCGACCTGCTGAACGGCGGTGCGGACCAGGCCCTCGCCGCTGCGCTCGAGGGCGCGGGCGTAGTGCTCCGCACCCTGCTGGAGAATGGGCTTTGCTCGATAGCCTGCAGGCGTTCGCCCACCGCGGCGAGACCCTGGACGATGCGGCCGAGATCGGCGCTGTAATCGACCGGCGCTCCCTGCCGCTCGAACTAGTCGAAGGCGGTTTCGACGCGCCCTTGCGGATCGTCGTCATTTCTCGGCCGAGGTCGGCGGCAAGCTCTCCCACTGTCGCCCGCAGGTCTCGAAGGCGGCGGCAGGATCGCCGGCGTCACCCCTCGGTGAATGCTTCCGGCTCCAGGCCTTCCCGATCCTGCTCGTGCCGGGCCGCGGCGCGATAGTCTTCCGTCATCTTTCATCTGCCCGTGCTTCGACATGCCAGCCGGTCGTCAACGTCCGGCGCTCGGCTTCCAATTTCTGCCAGCGCTGAATGAAGCGATCGGCCCTGACGTTCGGGTCGGAAAGCGCCGCCCGTTCCCGGTCCATGCCGGCGACGCGATCCCGGCCGCGCCTGATCGAGACGTTCGGATGCTACACGCAGTTCCTGCTTCTGCGTTTCAAGAACGGGCAGGTTCTGTCGAAGCTGCTTGTCGGCGGCGCTGAGCGCCCGCGCATAATGATCGACGGCCCGTTCGAAGCCCGAAAGCGGCCGCACCCGCTCCGCGAGCCGGTCCTGCGCGGGAGCTGGCGGCAAACTCTCTTCCCCGCCCGGCCGCCCGCCTGCGTGGCCGCGCCGCTTTCCTGTGCGGCTCCGGGCGCCGCATTGAGCGTGAGGCCTGCGAAACATGCTGCGCTTTTGCGTCTCGGCCCTCTGCGGCCGTTTCTCGGCCTGCTTATGGCCGCGTGACGCAATCGTGTGCTCAGGCTCGGCTGCAACTGATCCAACCGCAAACTCGCGATCGCCCCCCGGCCATAGCTTTCCTGCCGTCGGGGATCCTCGCGCCCGCGAACAGATCGTCGGCGCGTTCCTCGTAAACATGCCGACGTTCAGATGGCCGGTCCTGCTGCTCCTGTCCTGGATGGGTCAGAGGTGACGTCGTGCAACAGCTCCTGGGCGGAAGCAAGGTCGATCTCGCTGCAGAGACCCAATTGCTCCGCGATCCCGCGTCGCTCGTTAAAGTCGCGGGAATAGTCGAGCGTCGTTTCCTTCACCCCGACCGCGACAGCCGCTGCTCAAGCTGGCTATAGGCCAGCTCGCCGGCTTCCTGCACCTTCCACGAATGGCGCTCGGTCGTGGTGCCGTCCGGAAGCCGAACCGGCTCCGCACCCATATGCTGAAGTCCGATCTTGTCGCCGATCGCCGGCCTAGCCTCGGCGATCACCCGCTCAAGATTGACACCCCAAGTCGCATGAGGCTCGTCCTTCGCATTCTCCAGCGTCACGAAATAGCTCCGGCTTTTTCCGGCCTTGTGCTCGTGAGGCGCGGCCCCATGCTCGACCAAGACGCCGACGTGACGGTCGGTAAATTCATCTTGCGCCGCATAAAGCTGCGCTCCGTCCCTGTGCCGGGTCATGGCGACATAGGCGACATAGGCGAGATGGCGGTCAATCGCGCCCGACGCCAGCACATAGGCGCGGTCGACCGTCGCGCCCTGGTTTCTGTGGAGCGTCGTCGCAAAGCCATGATCAATGGCTTGGTAATCATTCATCGGTAAACCGACGACGCGCGGACCATCCGTTCCCCGCATGTCCGTCGAGCTGAACTGCGTGCGGCTAGACGGTCTGCACGGTGCTAAGCATCCCTTTTTTCACGCCAAGGTCGCGATTGTTCTCAAGGAATACGATGCGGTCGCCCGGCGCGAACTCCCGTTCATTGGTCTGGAAGACCAGTGCGCCGGCGACGTTGGCCCGCGCCAGTCCTCCGCTCTCGGCAAAGCTGATATTGCCGTGCTCATGATAGGCGTCCAAGCCCTCGGCCGTCCGGTGCGTCGCGAAGGCAACCGACGCCTCCCGCTGCCAGTCCACGCGCTGCCGGCGGATTTCGGAAAGCTCGGTATGGCCGATCTCCTCCGTGATCGCCCTGAACGGTGCGCCCGCCCCGATCGCCTGCAGCTGCTCATGGTCGCCGACGAGAACGATCTTCGCCCCCGCGCGCCTCTGCCTCGCCAACGAACCCGGCAAGGTGCCAGCTGCTCACCATGCCGGCCTTGTCGATCCCGAACACATCGCCCCGGTTAAGTCGGTAATGGTCCCCACTATGTGGGTTTTCCCAACTCCGGGACCATAACGCCAGCGTGCGGCTTTTGATGCCGGACGACTCCTCCAGACCTTCGGCCGCCTTGCCCGGCAGCGCCGCGCCGTCTGACCACGCCTGCATCCCCTCAGCAGACCTGATCATCTCGGATTCGATCTCGACCAACTCGCGGATCGAATAGCGCGCAAGCTCCACCTCGCCCGTCGCCTGGTCGATATGTTCGGCCTGCAGCTCAATGAGCGCCGCGAAGCCATGACGGAAGCAAACGCATTCTGGAACGCCTGCACACCGTCCTTGATGTAGCGATGCAGCGTGCGCGCAACGTCGTGCCGATCGAACACTCTCCTTCCGTTCGTGATCAGCGTCAGGACCCGCTCGGGCTTCTCCCGGATCAGCTCCGCGTTGCGCAGCGGCGCGCCATCATCCAGACGCCCCGGTCAACCGCCATGCCCTTCCATATACTCGGTCGGCGTCAGCTCCAGGCCGCGTTCAAGGTGCGACAGATGGTCGATGCGAATATCAAGTCCGGCCTTCGCCAGCCGCTCGTTGGCGATCCCGTCCCAGCGCTGGCGAATATCGCGAAGCTGCATGTCGGTCATCGGCAGATCGTTCGCCAGCAGCCATTTGTTTTCGCGCTCGAGATAAGTCTGCTCCCTGAGCCCCTCCTCCGTGACCTGCCGCGTCGTCAGGAGAATGTGCGCGTGATGATTGCAAACATCGCTCGCCTCATGCGGCGAGTGGATCGCGAAATCCACCGCCGCGCCATAGTGGTTCGCCAGTTCCTGCGCCATTTCCCGCGTTGCCTCCAGCCGTTGTTCGGCAGTCAGCTCATGCGGCAATCTCGAATTCGCGGGCGACACGGGCGTCCTTGCGCTTCTCGGCAAACTCCGCCACATTCCACAAAGACGAACGGTCTTGCGCCCAATCGGCCTTGACGCCCTCCGGCAGGACGATTTCCGAATGCAACACCCCTTCCTTGCGGGTGTAGTCATGCGTGATGCCGTCACGTTCGTTTGTCAGGCGAACGGCGCAACGGTAGGCGGAAGATGCGACAGCCCTGTGGCCCTTTGATCGGGAGACGATTTTTGCGTTCAAATGGTAGATCGCCAACGCCGTTGCCCCGATCTCGTTTCGCCAATTGCCACCGGCCTCCTGGCCGGCGCGCTGAGTTGCGCAGCAACTCGTAAGTGCGCCCTCGTAACCTCAATCGCTTTGGCAGCTTTGATGATACCGTTCTCATAGGAGCAGACCGCATCGAGATCGCCCAAAAAGACGAACCTCTCGAATGGGCTATCGAGAACTGCCCTTAGTTCGGCCTTTGTGGTGATCGTGACCTTGCGGGTCTAGGAAGTTCGACACGGACAAACTCCTCTTGAAGCCCATTTTGATCTTCAAACGTCCCTTTGTTGAACTTTCTACCACTCCTACGCATCTGTGCAGGGCTCACGCACTGCTACACAATGGTGACATGTTTTCGAGAGTATGGCCACAAAACTCAAACGTACATCCTTGAGAAGAACCGAATGGGGTAAACGGTACCGCTCACAAGGCTGGGCGCCGCCCCCACACTTGGGTTAGCAGGACACCTTTACAGAAAAGGGGGGGTGCGACTGCTGGAGCGCAAGATCCAGAGCTGGCGTTGCGAATGGGACGTGGATGCCCGACGGTCGGGGTAGAAAGAAAGGCTGCGGTATCAGCTTTCTGGCATCCTGGCTCTCAGGCGAACTTCGCTAGTTGTTAGCAGCGCGCCCAAGTCTTCAGCCGATCGCGCAACGACCGCGGCGCCGGCCGAAAGCAGTCGTTGACCGTGGTCCTCAAGGCAATGACCGCCTGCCGTGAAACCGATCACCGTCATCCCAGCCGCTACACTTGCTCGAACCCCAGCAATGCTATCTTCCACGACGACGCAGCGAGCAGGCTCAACGCCCATCTTGGCTGCAGCGAATAGGAAGAGGTCCGGCGCCGGCTTGCCGACCTTCACCATGACGGAACTGAACACGTGTGGTTCGAAGTGCGGCAACAGCCCCGTTAGTTCAAGACCGAGCCTCAGCTTTTCAGGGGCGCTGCTCGACGCGACGCAGCGCGGTGACGGCAATTGATGCAGGAGGTTATCAATTCCGGCGATTGCTTGCAGTTCCGTCCGATAGCTCTCCTTGATGCGAGCCTGCACCATTGCGTCAAAGTCGTCCGGAAGCGCACGGCCCCAGTCTTCTTCGACCATCTTCCGCATGGTCGCCGACGACAGACCGGTAAAGCGCAGCACCACGTCAGAGTAAGAAGTGGGGTAGCCGAGGCGTGTAAGTTCCTCGGCGTCGATGCGGCTTGCAAGTGTCTCACTGTCGATTAGGACGCCGTCGCAATCGAAGATGACCAACTCGAATGCCTGCTGTTCTTTTTTCATTTCTTGTCCTCGAAAAAATTAACCGGCCGCAGACACCGCGACGACGTTCTTGTCGCTGACCTCGAAGCGGTGCACGAGTACGCCGTCGCCGTCGATCAGCGCGACGTCAAAGGCCGGCGCATTCTCGACGAATTCCGCGTCCATTCGCGTGAAATGTGGGACGATCTGATGCGCCACTCCGCGGCTTGCGCTGAAGGGAATGCCGCTCCAGGTGCCGCCGACATCGACATGCACGTGACCGTGGAAGATGTGCCGCACGTTGCCTGCATCAACAATCGCCTCCATGATCGAACGCCAGTTCTCGGTGTTCCAAGGCTCGAAATGCGCCATGCCGATCGGCTGCAGCTGATGGTGGGCGAAGAGATAAACTGGTACATCCGATCTCTCGGCCAGGCGCGCCAGCAGCCATTCGAGCCGACCGTCGCCCAAGGATCCATGTCCGAACCCTTCAACGAGGGTGTCAAGGAAGATGAGGCGTCCCGCAGAATTTTCATGAACCGACTGCACGAAGCCGTTCCTATCGCGCGGCTCGTCAGGAAATGCCTTTAGGAAATTGGCGCGGTGATCGTGATTGCCAAGCAGAAGCCTCGTAGGCACGCGCAGTTCCTGAAGCACGTCGCGCAGCAGGTCGTAGGCGGCGGCATCTCCCTCGTCGGTGAGATCGCCGGTGACGACACAGAGTTCGGCATCGGCGTGATCGCGGTTGATGCGTGCGATGGTCTTGCTCAGTCGTTCGGCAGGATCAAAGCCGAAGAGCATGGCGCCTGGCGGCACAAGGTGCAAGTCGGTCAAGTGAATGAGTTTCATGGGGAAATCCGTTTGAAGCAAAGGGACACGGCACGGTTTGCGCCGCATCCCCCTGGAAGAACTAATTTATCTTGGGCAGAAGAGCGCGGACCTCGATCGCCATATCTGCAAGGGCCTCATCCGGCTCCTTGGATCCCAGCGCGATGGCCGTCATCTCATCGCGAAGGACCTGCCCGATCTCAACGCCGTTATCACCCGGCCACGAGAACCACGGGCGTGCGCGCGGCGTCTGGAGCACGCTCGTATACCAGTTTGGGTGTTTTTCGTAGAAGGCGCCGAGATGATCCTCATCGAGCGCAAGGGTGTTGGTCGGCATATAACCGGTATTCGGCACGACCAGGGTCTGGCCCTCCGGGCCTGTCGCGAACTTGAGGTAGTCCCAGGCGGCGGTGCGTTTGGCTTTGTCGTCAGTCAGGATAACGGCCACCATGCCGCCTGTTGGCATTGTGGCGTTGTCGGCGCCGAGCGGCTGCTGGGCCGTCTTCAGCGCAAAGCGATCGCCGATTTCCTTTTCGAAGCCGCTGACGCTGCCGGCTGAGGCAAAGAAGAAGCCAAGCTTGCCGGAGGTGAACAGTTGGCGCGCGGCATTCGAGTCGATCGCCGGCTGGGCACCGTCGGTGTGGAATCGCTTGAAGAGCTTGACCGCAGCCTGACCGGCGGGACCGGCAAAAGCGATATCGCTCTCCTTGTCGTCCATCATCTGGCCGCCGAAGTTGCGCACCAGGTTCTGCGTCGACCAGTCGTCAGAACCGAGCTGGTAGTACATGCCGGAAGTACTGTCGCCCAGCGCTCCGATCTTGGCGGCAAGCGCAATGAAGCCTTCCCAGTCCGTCGGGATCTTGGCTGGATCGCCGCCGGCCTTTTTAACAAGATCGGCGTTGAGGTAGACGACCGGCGTCGACATGGCGAATGGCAGACCATACACGTGTCCGTCGATCTTGGCGAGCGACAGGACTTGATCCGTATAGCCCTTGTTGGCCAGATGATCGGCGGAGACGAGATCGTCGATGGGTTTTACGAGCCCGCGCGTTACAAGCGGTCGCAGCACATTGAAGCCGACGTAGTGGACGTCCGGCAACTCGCCCGCCATGCTTTGGCGGATCAGCGACTGAACAGCTTCATCGTAGCTTGGCGCCGCGGCCCGGAAGCTGATCTTCACGTCCGGGTGGTCCGCCATGAAACGATCGGCGATCGGTTTATGGATCACTTCATGTTCGGGCCAGGCATAAAAGACGTCGAGCTTAGTCTCGGCTTGCGCCGGCATGGCTGCTAGCGCTGCTGTGATACTGGCGGCAAGGATCGTTGCAAGTGTTCTCACGTTGCTCTCCTAAGGTTTGAGATTGGATTTGGAACGGAGCTAATGTCGGCCGAGCACCAGGCCCCGGATAAAATGCTTCTGCATGAGAAGAAAAAGAATGACCAAGGGCGCGGTTACGAGAACGCCCCCGGCCATCAGTGCCCCGACGTTACCGGCGCCCTCGCCCGCCTGCCGGAAATAGGCAATGCCAAGCGAAGGCGTCATCATGTCGGGATTTGTCGTCACCACCAGCGGCCAATAGAGATCGTTCCAATGCGCCACGATGGAGAAGATCGAAAAGGCGGCAACCGCCGGCCAGGCCGCAGGCAGCATGATCCGCCACGCGATGGACAGTTCGCTGAAGCCATCGAGACGCGCAGCGTCCAGTACCTCGTCCGGAAAGGTCACGAAGAACTGGCGGAACAGGAATATGGCAAAGGCCGAGATGATCCAGGGCAGAACTAAAGCGGGATAGCTGTTGAGCAACCCAGACTTTGCAAGCCCGATATAGATTGGAATAGTCGGGACTTGCACCGGCACGAGAAGTCCGAGAAGGACGGCCCCGAGGAGGATCGGGCGACCCGGGAAGGACAGCTTGGCGAGCGCATAACCACAGGGAATGGCAACCGCGATCTGCAGGACAAGAATTGAGACGCATACGACAATGCCGTTTTCCATGAAACGCAGAAGAGGGATGGCCGAAAGTACGGTGCTATAATTCTCGATTGCACCGCTAAAGGTCGGGATTGGTAAAATGCTGCCGCTGAATATTTGGCTCTGCGGCGTCAGCGAGGCCAGCAGCATCCAGAAGAACGGGAAGACCATCACGACGGCGCCGCTTGCGAGAAGGGCATGCGCTGCAAGGCGCGATGCAGGAGATTGCCTAACAATCATGACTGGCCTCCATGGGCGCTTGCGCGCGCACGGCGCTCGGAGATCCGCATCTGGACGAGCGACAACACGGTCACGAAGACAAAGAAGGATACCGCGATCGCCGATGCATATCCCACCCGGAAAAAACGGAAGCCTTCTTCGTAGAAAGTGTAGAGGATGACCGAAGTGGACTTCATCGGCCCGCCCCGCGTGAGGACTGCAACCGTCTCGAAGACCGAAAATGCACGGATGATCGTCATCACAGTGACGAATAGTGTCACTGGCGCCAGCATCGGCCAGGTCACGAGCAGGAAGCGTTTCACTCCCCTATCCGCCCCATCGATTGCCGCGGCTTCATAAAGCTCGTTCGGAATGGTCGAAAGGCCGGCCAGGAACAGGGTCATGTTGAATCCCACCATCTGCCAGACACCGATTGCCGCAAGCGCATAGATGGCCGTTGCCGGATCGGACAAAAACCTGACCGGAGAGGCGCCCAGAAGCTGCAGGAGAGAGTTTGCGAAACCGAGGCTCGGATGCAGGATTGCTTCCCATGCAGTGGCGAGCGCCACAAGGGTCGCCGCCACGGGAAGGAAATAGGCCATTCGATAAAGCGCAGCAAAAGGCGATCGGGCAATCAGGAGAGCCACCAAAAGCCCCCACCCGATCGATGTCGGCACGACGACAAGTACATAGAGTGCTGTGTTGCGAAGGCTGTGGGCAAAGCCCGGATCTGTCAGCATGCGAACATAGTTGCCGAGACCGACAAACCGAGCAGCGGCCAAACCGAGCGAAGCGTCCGTGAAGGACAGGATGAAGACAACTATGGCCGGGCCGATCAAGAGGGCGGCAATCAACACACTCGCCGGCAGGACCAGAATGAGGCCGGCTCGCGTCTGGGCGCGCGTGAAGTTGTGGTTGATCGAAACGCCAGCCAAGGCGCTGACCGGAACGTCGTTGACCACGGCCATATCAAGCTGCCCAGCTATGGTCGCGACGCTGGCGCGACCCGTTGGACGGGAAGAACCATGCCTTTTCAGAATCGATGTCCAGTCCGAGGCTCTCGCCGCCACGCAATGATTGCGCGCGTTCAGCCGTGATCCGGATGACGAACTGCGCACCTACCTCAGCATCGGCAAAGACGTAAGCGTCGGTCCCAGCGTACTCGATGCGCGCGACCTGAACTTGCAGCGCGCCCGGCTGGTCCGGGCAAACCAGCGACGCATGTTCCGGTCGGAAAGCCAGCGTGCCGCCCTCTCGGGATCCGAGCGCGTCGCGAATGATGATCCTGCTGTTGCCGACCGTTAGCCCGCCGCCGATCGGACCGGTCACAGCCAGTTCGTTCAGGAATGGCTGGGCCAGGAACCGAGCAACGTCGAGATCGGCCGGATCGCGATAGAGATCGGCAGGCTTTGCAACCTGGCGGATCTCGCCGCCAAACATGATGGCGATACGGTCCGAAAGCGCTGCCGCCTCGGCTTGGTCATGAGTCACGAATAACGTCGTCGTTCCCATTTCCTTATGCAGCCGGGCGATCTCGCTCCGAGTGTGAATGCGCAGGGCGGCATCCAGGTTTGCCAGAGGTTCGTCCATCAGGAAGATCTTCGGCTTGCGGACCATAGCGCGTCCCAGAGCCACGCGCTGGCGCTGCCCCCCCGAGAGCGCTGCCGGCCGGCGGTCGAGCACCGCATCGAGTTTGAGCAGCGCCGAGGTCTGGCGGACGCGCTCGTCGATCGAGCGGTTGCGTTGGACGGCCCCAGGCAGCAGAGCACCGATGACCGGAAGGCGCTCCACGCTGGTCAACTCGCGCATTATCAATGGAGCTGCGATATTGTCGTAGGCGCTCAAATGCGGATAAAGCGCGTAGCTCTGGAACACAAACGCGAGATCCCGATCTTTCGGTGCGACGGCATCCAACCGCCTCCCCCCTATCCCCACATGCCCCCGATCCGCGCGCTCCAGCCCCGCTATGATGCGCAGAAGCGTGGATTTTCCGCAGCCGGACGGCCCAAGCAAGGTCACAAACTCCCCTTGGGCTACCCTTAGCGACACGTCGCGGAGCACATCCGTCGCATCATAGCGCTTGCTGATCGTATCTATGTGGAGGTCTAAAGCTGCCATTCTGAGATCCTTCGGTTACCGGCAGCTGTAATGGTGTTTTATTTCATCATGATGACAGTATGGAGTTTAGTTTCATTTTCGGGTCGACAGTTCCATCGCCTGCGCTATCGCCAGCATGAGGCTTTCGATCGCGAAGATCTTGCCAACCATTGGGGTCAGCGTGCCGCCGATTGGGCGGTCGTGAAGGCCCGAAGCCTGCAGCGTAAAGTCTGCCGCCTCACTCAGCGGGCTGCGAGCACGATTAGTGATGGCTATCGCTATTGCCCCCGCAGTGCGGGCGCCTTTGAGAAACTGCACCGTGTCAACCGACAGACCGGAGATCGAAAGGCCAATCGCCACACATCCCGGACCGAGGCCGTTGGCGACTTCGTGAGCCATACTGGAATTCCTGAACGCCACGGCTGTAAGCCCCACGCGCAAGAGCCTATAGGCAAGCAGTTCCGCCGTTACACCCGACATACCCGCTCCGTAGAGATCGATCCTTCTGCTTGCCGCAAGTGCCGCGGCGACCTTCTGAAGCGTCTCAGGATCGGCATTGGTGCGCGCAATCCCGAGATTTTGTGACATGGTGTCATGCAGCGATTGCAGCGCGGCGTCTCGATGTTCAGGATCAGCGGAAGGCAGGCCCGGGCGGCCGATCTCTGCCGCC encodes the following:
- a CDS encoding phosphodiesterase, which encodes MKLIHLTDLHLVPPGAMLFGFDPAERLSKTIARINRDHADAELCVVTGDLTDEGDAAAYDLLRDVLQELRVPTRLLLGNHDHRANFLKAFPDEPRDRNGFVQSVHENSAGRLIFLDTLVEGFGHGSLGDGRLEWLLARLAERSDVPVYLFAHHQLQPIGMAHFEPWNTENWRSIMEAIVDAGNVRHIFHGHVHVDVGGTWSGIPFSASRGVAHQIVPHFTRMDAEFVENAPAFDVALIDGDGVLVHRFEVSDKNVVAVSAAG
- a CDS encoding pyridoxal-phosphate dependent enzyme, giving the protein MDSEHPLFVYLPCGVGGAPGGISYGLKLIFGPHVYCFFAEPTDSPCMLVRMLSGPGKAVSVYDIALTNRTELDGLAVGAASMFVAPLLSDRLAGTYTIGDAEAFDWLRRLHSTCGIDVEPSAATALAGPSRLDHRIGRNLGIR
- a CDS encoding HAD family hydrolase, with translation MKKEQQAFELVIFDCDGVLIDSETLASRIDAEELTRLGYPTSYSDVVLRFTGLSSATMRKMVEEDWGRALPDDFDAMVQARIKESYRTELQAIAGIDNLLHQLPSPRCVASSSAPEKLRLGLELTGLLPHFEPHVFSSVMVKVGKPAPDLFLFAAAKMGVEPARCVVVEDSIAGVRASVAAGMTVIGFTAGGHCLEDHGQRLLSAGAAVVARSAEDLGALLTTSEVRLRARMPES
- a CDS encoding pyridoxal-phosphate dependent enzyme; this encodes MGLCGAALGFQAVVHMSTDAKAWKKQRLRDDGATVVEHAGDYGQAVARGRETALRDPSAYFVDDEKSVDLFSGLPVQHLNWQINLLPRVCLWILSIRSSCICRAGLVAHPAASAMG
- a CDS encoding carbohydrate ABC transporter permease; this encodes MIVRQSPASRLAAHALLASGAVVMVFPFFWMLLASLTPQSQIFSGSILPIPTFSGAIENYSTVLSAIPLLRFMENGIVVCVSILVLQIAVAIPCGYALAKLSFPGRPILLGAVLLGLLVPVQVPTIPIYIGLAKSGLLNSYPALVLPWIISAFAIFLFRQFFVTFPDEVLDAARLDGFSELSIAWRIMLPAAWPAVAAFSIFSIVAHWNDLYWPLVVTTNPDMMTPSLGIAYFRQAGEGAGNVGALMAGGVLVTAPLVILFLLMQKHFIRGLVLGRH
- a CDS encoding P1 family peptidase; this translates as MKITQRLALDASTKQRARDLGLPFSGKTGSYNAITDVAGIEVGYSTVISDAPASGRGPARTGITAILPRGRSGPLRAPVWAGFHSLNGNGEMTGTHWIKEAGYFTGPIAITNTHSLGTVHQSILEWMIDKPDTSVGPYKFMLPVVGETSDAYLNDMDAFHVTAAHVKEALDGASSGPLAEGNVGGGTGMICFEFKGGTGTSSRVVDLLGSRYTVGCLVQANFGIRPLLKILGVPVGEHLTSNRLFAGEQGSIIAVVATNAPLMPTQLERVARRAGLGIGRTGTPAGDGSGDLCLTFSTANLTTSESATAPAVGDLAFLPNNRLDPLFEATAQAVEEAIINAMVAAEPMVGREDRLVAAIEHDAVKEVMRNYGRLNV
- a CDS encoding ABC transporter substrate-binding protein; translation: MRTLATILAASITAALAAMPAQAETKLDVFYAWPEHEVIHKPIADRFMADHPDVKISFRAAAPSYDEAVQSLIRQSMAGELPDVHYVGFNVLRPLVTRGLVKPIDDLVSADHLANKGYTDQVLSLAKIDGHVYGLPFAMSTPVVYLNADLVKKAGGDPAKIPTDWEGFIALAAKIGALGDSTSGMYYQLGSDDWSTQNLVRNFGGQMMDDKESDIAFAGPAGQAAVKLFKRFHTDGAQPAIDSNAARQLFTSGKLGFFFASAGSVSGFEKEIGDRFALKTAQQPLGADNATMPTGGMVAVILTDDKAKRTAAWDYLKFATGPEGQTLVVPNTGYMPTNTLALDEDHLGAFYEKHPNWYTSVLQTPRARPWFSWPGDNGVEIGQVLRDEMTAIALGSKEPDEALADMAIEVRALLPKIN